A genomic stretch from Telmatocola sphagniphila includes:
- a CDS encoding DUF1501 domain-containing protein yields MKAVTWFDDPAHFRPSRRTAISVGALSCFGLTLDGFLRLQSANAGEDRASLKSKEGKAKSVIHIFLPGGMAHQDSFDPKPTAPLEYRGEIGVTKTKIDGVYLSEHMKSTAQVVDKIAICRSMTHGEAAHERGTHNMFTGYKPSPALIFPSFGTIVAHEFGVRNNLPPYICIPNMPTNFAGSGYLSSKFGPFSLGSDPANPGFRVQDLSLPNGVDDKRFSTRKSILETVNDHFATREKADNIAAMDTFYQQAYSLISSEKAKEAFDINKEDAKLRDTYGRNAAGQRMLMARRLVEAGVRFVTLTYGGWDMHNNIKDGMKSQLPEFDKAFAALITDLSQRGLLDSTLVMVSSEFGRTPKINATAGRDHWPKVFSVVLAGGGIKKGIVYGSSDPTATEPEDDPLTVEDLATTMYTCLGIPSEKVLIAPGSRPIDIVNGGKARKDLLA; encoded by the coding sequence ATGAAAGCCGTTACGTGGTTTGATGATCCCGCGCATTTTCGCCCCAGCCGCCGTACCGCTATTTCCGTTGGAGCTTTAAGCTGCTTCGGTCTTACCCTGGACGGGTTTCTGCGGTTACAGTCGGCCAATGCCGGCGAAGACCGTGCTAGCCTCAAGAGCAAAGAAGGCAAGGCGAAATCGGTCATCCACATCTTCCTGCCGGGCGGGATGGCGCATCAGGATTCCTTCGACCCCAAACCGACTGCTCCGCTGGAATACCGGGGCGAAATCGGGGTCACCAAAACCAAAATCGACGGCGTTTACTTAAGCGAACACATGAAATCGACCGCTCAGGTCGTCGATAAGATCGCTATTTGCCGTTCGATGACCCACGGCGAAGCGGCCCACGAACGCGGCACGCATAACATGTTCACGGGATATAAGCCCAGCCCTGCTTTGATCTTCCCCAGCTTCGGCACCATTGTCGCTCACGAATTCGGCGTACGGAACAACCTGCCGCCTTATATCTGCATTCCCAACATGCCGACGAACTTTGCCGGCAGCGGCTACCTCAGTTCCAAGTTCGGCCCGTTCAGCCTCGGTAGCGACCCGGCCAATCCGGGTTTCCGCGTTCAGGATCTGTCGCTTCCCAACGGCGTGGACGACAAGCGATTCAGCACTCGCAAGAGCATCCTCGAAACCGTGAACGATCATTTCGCCACTCGCGAGAAGGCCGATAACATCGCGGCCATGGACACCTTCTACCAGCAGGCTTATTCGCTGATTTCCTCGGAAAAAGCCAAAGAAGCCTTCGACATCAACAAGGAAGATGCCAAACTCCGCGACACCTACGGCCGTAACGCCGCTGGCCAGCGCATGCTGATGGCTCGTCGGTTGGTGGAAGCCGGTGTGCGATTCGTGACCCTGACCTACGGCGGCTGGGACATGCACAACAACATCAAAGATGGCATGAAATCGCAACTGCCCGAGTTCGATAAGGCCTTTGCAGCTTTGATCACAGATCTCTCGCAGCGAGGCCTGCTGGATTCGACATTGGTTATGGTTTCCAGTGAATTCGGTCGAACGCCGAAGATTAATGCGACCGCGGGTCGCGATCACTGGCCCAAAGTGTTCAGCGTCGTTCTCGCCGGTGGCGGCATCAAGAAGGGAATCGTTTACGGTTCCTCCGACCCGACCGCAACCGAACCGGAAGATGATCCTTTGACCGTCGAAGACTTGGCTACCACGATGTACACTTGCCTGGGCATTCCCTCGGAAAAGGTGCTCATCGCTCCCGGTAGCCGACCGATTGACATCGTCAACGGTGGGAAGGCCCGCAAAGATCTGCTTGCCTAA
- a CDS encoding AAA family ATPase, whose translation MTPAFPPCPQPPEWKIDWATLDMLPWIRDLQSCPQNPQRHAEGDVWTHVHMVCEAMASLPAWRELPETERYILFTAALLHDVAKPICTRVEPDGSISSRGHSWRGAVRARQILWKRGIPFILREQITGLIRHHLVPFFVSQSEAPERIVIEVSQSARCDWLSLLAESDARGRICPDPDNLLKQIADFREIAKRLGCYSSHYAFNGDAERFNFFQVENMENPPKKSEGLEIIMMSGLPGAGKDFWIQKHFPDMKMISVDALRHQNGQSINDTHSAILAKAREIAREELEAHHSFIFNGTNLTRHARKDCIRLFAQYGVRVRLVYVETSFQRLLNQNRSRKKRVPDQVIERLLDRWEVPDRTEGHEVEWVIH comes from the coding sequence GTGACCCCTGCGTTCCCGCCGTGTCCGCAGCCGCCCGAATGGAAAATCGACTGGGCGACGCTGGACATGCTCCCGTGGATACGGGATTTACAAAGTTGCCCCCAGAACCCTCAACGCCATGCGGAGGGGGATGTGTGGACGCACGTCCATATGGTCTGCGAAGCCATGGCCAGCCTCCCGGCCTGGCGAGAATTGCCCGAAACGGAACGCTACATACTCTTTACGGCGGCTCTCCTGCACGATGTGGCCAAGCCGATCTGTACCCGGGTGGAACCCGATGGATCGATCTCCTCCAGAGGCCATTCCTGGCGTGGGGCCGTGCGGGCCCGACAGATACTTTGGAAGCGGGGCATCCCTTTCATTTTGAGGGAGCAGATCACCGGACTAATCAGACATCATTTAGTGCCCTTTTTCGTTTCCCAAAGTGAAGCCCCGGAACGCATCGTTATCGAGGTCAGCCAATCGGCCCGGTGCGACTGGCTTTCCCTCCTCGCCGAGTCCGATGCACGCGGCCGAATCTGCCCCGACCCGGATAATCTTCTGAAACAAATTGCCGACTTTCGCGAAATTGCCAAACGGCTCGGCTGCTATTCCTCCCACTACGCCTTCAATGGCGATGCGGAACGGTTTAATTTCTTCCAAGTCGAGAATATGGAGAATCCTCCGAAGAAGTCCGAAGGGCTGGAAATCATCATGATGTCCGGCCTGCCCGGCGCCGGAAAGGATTTCTGGATCCAGAAACACTTCCCTGATATGAAAATGATCAGTGTGGATGCCCTACGACATCAGAACGGGCAGTCGATCAACGATACACACTCGGCGATTCTTGCAAAAGCCCGTGAAATTGCCCGCGAAGAGCTGGAAGCTCATCATTCTTTTATTTTTAATGGAACTAATTTAACTCGTCACGCTCGAAAGGATTGCATCCGCCTATTCGCCCAGTATGGGGTGCGCGTGCGCCTGGTTTACGTGGAAACGAGTTTTCAACGTTTACTCAATCAAAACCGGTCCCGTAAAAAACGGGTGCCGGATCAAGTGATTGAACGATTGTTAGACAGATGGGAAGTTCCGGACCGTACAGAAGGTCACGAAGTAGAATGGGTAATTCATTGA
- a CDS encoding HTTM domain-containing protein → MNDRTLVGTVPWMPGFLRNIWWLNHPVAAERLAALRISVGLFFLLDLLWMYAPHFSDYYGPGSLSEPNVFERLFQSPSWSWSLIHWLPPGIPAISLLYVGILSALGMIFGVMPRLSACLGWMISYSLLSVCPFLHNGGDRVKCILMFILMLTPCDAAWVIGRKQPPAVVHPWWMVLLIMQMCLMYCLNGLRKYPGPEWRSGEVLYYVCNSSLWAHWSGQSHPVPMAVYKLLTWFTLVWEIFFPIFLWMPITRKAILWIGAFFHVFTFFHLEVGMFAIYALCFYTVFVPWERLSDWLKKSRVLESEKNL, encoded by the coding sequence ATGAACGACCGAACTCTCGTCGGCACGGTTCCTTGGATGCCCGGATTCCTGCGCAATATCTGGTGGTTGAACCATCCGGTAGCCGCGGAAAGATTGGCCGCACTAAGGATTTCCGTGGGATTATTTTTCCTTCTGGATCTGCTGTGGATGTACGCCCCGCATTTCAGTGATTACTACGGCCCAGGAAGTTTATCCGAACCGAACGTCTTTGAACGCCTGTTTCAATCCCCCAGCTGGTCCTGGTCGCTCATTCACTGGTTACCACCCGGGATTCCAGCAATTAGTCTCTTATATGTGGGAATACTTTCCGCGCTCGGAATGATCTTCGGTGTGATGCCGCGCTTGAGCGCCTGTCTGGGTTGGATGATCTCCTACTCGCTCCTGTCGGTTTGCCCCTTCCTGCACAATGGCGGGGACCGGGTGAAATGCATACTGATGTTTATTCTGATGCTGACGCCTTGCGATGCCGCCTGGGTGATCGGCCGGAAACAGCCACCCGCGGTGGTCCATCCCTGGTGGATGGTGCTACTGATCATGCAAATGTGCCTGATGTACTGTCTGAATGGCTTACGGAAGTATCCCGGGCCGGAGTGGCGATCGGGCGAGGTACTTTACTATGTCTGCAATAGTTCACTCTGGGCTCACTGGTCCGGTCAATCGCATCCGGTTCCGATGGCCGTGTATAAACTGCTGACCTGGTTCACTTTAGTCTGGGAAATCTTCTTCCCGATTTTCCTTTGGATGCCGATCACGCGCAAGGCCATCCTCTGGATCGGGGCTTTCTTCCACGTTTTTACTTTCTTTCATCTGGAAGTCGGCATGTTCGCGATTTACGCGCTCTGTTTCTATACCGTCTTTGTTCCCTGGGAGCGGCTATCGGACTGGTTGAAGAAATCGAGAGTGTTAGAAAGTGAAAAAAATTTATAG
- a CDS encoding thioredoxin domain-containing protein codes for MADPDKSLSRVVTVFALAFIAAVIYLKAAPMFKKSLVGKPAPEIVGRDLNDKEMRLSDYRGKVVMLDFWGHW; via the coding sequence ATGGCCGATCCGGATAAATCGCTTTCCAGGGTAGTTACAGTATTTGCTCTGGCATTCATCGCCGCCGTCATCTATCTGAAGGCGGCTCCGATGTTTAAAAAATCCCTCGTGGGTAAGCCCGCTCCGGAAATCGTCGGGCGCGATCTCAACGACAAAGAGATGCGGCTGAGCGATTACCGGGGCAAAGTGGTAATGCTCGATTTTTGGGGCCATTGGTGA
- the selA gene encoding L-seryl-tRNA(Sec) selenium transferase — protein MKDPAIQIRLRSLPAVNSLVDQIVAWEAKFGAIGCRDEDRVDICRRSLEAIRQRILQGEEIDVPVWLEEARHAIVKELQIRPLHQLNEVINATGIILHTNLGRAPIDSQLLHEATRKAGQYCNLEVDLESGVRSQRQKPIREFLQQLTGCESATVVNNCAAATILVLRALASSREVIVSRGQLVEIGGSFRIPEIMEVSGAKLREVGTTNITRIKDFEKAIQPQTALLMRIHQSNFRIRGFTESPSLEELVELGHKHNLPVVDDVGSGVLIPLTPFGMNDEPLVPRSIQAGADLVLFSGDKLLGGPQCGIIIGKKSLIEKLEKDPLMRALRCDKITLSLLQGTLQKYLQAKDSWPDILLYRLLAISIEELRVRSAKFIAELSSLEEQAEFQLAEETAYVGGGTLPDQALPTIVIQVSPKSISSEILCKRLREKFVLARISEDRVLLDLRTVLNDQKLAGVLKEALEGICYPDHFAASAR, from the coding sequence ATGAAAGATCCTGCCATTCAGATTCGACTGCGCTCGCTGCCGGCGGTTAATTCCCTGGTCGACCAGATTGTTGCCTGGGAAGCGAAATTTGGCGCGATCGGCTGTCGAGACGAAGATCGGGTCGACATCTGCCGAAGGTCGCTGGAGGCCATTCGACAAAGAATACTACAGGGCGAGGAAATCGATGTCCCCGTCTGGTTGGAAGAAGCCCGACATGCGATCGTTAAGGAACTGCAAATTCGCCCGCTCCATCAGCTGAATGAAGTCATTAATGCAACCGGCATCATTCTGCACACCAATCTCGGTCGAGCTCCCATCGATTCTCAATTGCTCCACGAAGCGACAAGAAAAGCGGGACAGTACTGCAACCTCGAAGTCGATCTGGAAAGCGGAGTTCGATCGCAGCGGCAGAAACCTATTCGGGAATTCCTCCAGCAACTCACCGGCTGCGAATCAGCCACTGTCGTCAACAACTGTGCGGCGGCTACTATTCTTGTCTTACGCGCGCTGGCCTCGAGCCGGGAAGTCATTGTCTCGCGAGGCCAACTCGTGGAAATCGGAGGCAGTTTCCGCATACCGGAAATCATGGAAGTGAGCGGCGCGAAACTTCGCGAGGTGGGCACGACCAATATCACTCGAATAAAGGATTTCGAAAAAGCAATTCAGCCTCAAACTGCCTTGCTGATGCGAATTCATCAGAGCAATTTTCGTATCCGCGGCTTTACGGAAAGCCCTTCGCTGGAAGAACTGGTGGAACTCGGTCACAAGCACAATCTGCCCGTGGTGGATGATGTGGGGAGTGGTGTGTTAATACCTTTAACACCGTTTGGGATGAACGACGAACCTCTGGTACCACGGAGTATCCAGGCAGGAGCTGATCTGGTCCTGTTCAGTGGCGACAAATTGCTCGGTGGTCCGCAGTGCGGAATCATCATCGGAAAGAAATCGCTGATCGAAAAACTGGAAAAAGATCCGTTGATGCGGGCGCTTCGCTGCGACAAAATCACACTCAGCCTGCTTCAGGGAACTTTGCAAAAATATTTGCAGGCAAAGGATTCTTGGCCCGACATCCTTCTCTACCGGTTGCTGGCGATCAGTATCGAGGAATTGAGAGTACGCTCGGCAAAATTTATCGCAGAACTTTCCTCGCTGGAGGAACAGGCCGAGTTCCAACTGGCGGAGGAAACGGCCTATGTAGGCGGTGGCACGCTGCCCGATCAGGCGCTGCCGACAATCGTAATCCAAGTGAGTCCCAAATCGATTTCGAGCGAAATATTGTGCAAGAGGCTTCGCGAAAAATTCGTGCTGGCCCGAATATCCGAAGATCGAGTTTTGCTCGACCTTCGCACTGTGCTGAATGACCAGAAATTAGCCGGGGTGCTCAAAGAAGCCTTGGAGGGGATCTGCTATCCTGATCACTTCGCCGCTTCCGCTCGCTGA
- the selB gene encoding selenocysteine-specific translation elongation factor: protein MPRELILGTAGHIDHGKTSLVKALTGVDCDRLPEEKARGITIDIGFAKLDLDGYHLGIVDVPGHERFIRNMLAGATGIDLAILVIAADDGVMPQTREHLEILRLLQLQQGVIALTKTDLVDEITLQLREMEIRELVRDCFLSESPIIRTSATQGNGIRDLKEALKICCDQIEQKQASEWFRLAIDRAFIVQGHGTVVTGSVSSGTLAVGVELEWLPKGQLVRTRSLQNHDQVVSQIQEGMRAAINLVGVPLEEVKRGQELAKPGYLKASKVLSVQLLALKDQRHSIKHRTEARLHIGTAEVMVTVSLLNAELLNPGQSGLAQLFLKESVTAIWGQPFVLRNSSAETTLGGGQVLQPTGLKIRRSQPEMLQWMDRLRSNDIMERAEAVVWFRNYHGLTRVDLVREAGIAPSQLAEVENSLIQNGKWLSIEQTERRILLHRERWDELEERILAVLAKLHSEAPLLSHHDRQKVISQLAYIGDEGLIDWGIEELIRLKKISGDNRRIACSDFKPKLSQNQKKLKDRIIESLRTAGFAPPEPRSFANLAGGNAESLEDIFAVAVAEGLLVRVSHEIYLHADAEASMREAVRQVLASGRGITVAEIRDILGTTRKFAVPLCEYLDRIGFTHREGDLRFLQVANS, encoded by the coding sequence ATGCCACGCGAATTGATTTTGGGTACGGCCGGGCATATCGATCACGGCAAAACCTCCCTGGTAAAAGCCCTCACTGGAGTCGACTGCGACCGGCTGCCAGAAGAAAAAGCCCGGGGAATCACGATCGACATCGGGTTCGCCAAACTCGATCTCGACGGCTATCACCTCGGCATCGTCGACGTGCCGGGGCACGAACGATTCATCCGCAATATGCTGGCCGGCGCAACGGGTATCGATCTGGCAATTCTGGTAATCGCGGCCGACGATGGCGTGATGCCGCAGACCCGCGAACACCTCGAAATTCTGCGGCTTCTCCAGCTTCAACAGGGGGTCATCGCCCTCACGAAAACTGATCTCGTGGATGAGATCACCCTGCAACTGCGGGAAATGGAAATTCGCGAATTGGTGCGAGATTGTTTTCTCTCGGAAAGTCCAATCATTCGCACCTCGGCGACCCAGGGCAACGGCATCAGGGATTTAAAAGAGGCTTTGAAGATATGCTGCGATCAAATTGAACAGAAACAAGCCAGCGAGTGGTTCCGACTTGCGATCGACCGAGCCTTCATAGTTCAGGGACATGGCACCGTGGTAACCGGTTCGGTCTCCTCGGGAACCCTCGCGGTTGGGGTAGAATTAGAATGGCTTCCTAAAGGGCAACTTGTCCGCACCCGGAGTCTCCAAAACCATGACCAGGTCGTCTCCCAGATACAGGAAGGAATGCGGGCCGCGATCAATCTGGTCGGGGTGCCTCTGGAAGAGGTGAAGCGTGGCCAGGAGTTGGCCAAACCGGGATATTTGAAAGCCAGCAAGGTGTTGAGCGTTCAATTGCTGGCTTTGAAAGATCAGCGTCATTCGATTAAGCACCGAACCGAAGCCCGCCTGCACATTGGTACCGCCGAGGTAATGGTGACGGTTTCACTGTTGAACGCCGAACTACTCAATCCCGGTCAGTCCGGCTTGGCACAGCTCTTTCTAAAAGAATCGGTTACCGCCATTTGGGGACAGCCCTTCGTTTTGCGAAACTCTTCGGCTGAGACAACGCTGGGAGGCGGACAGGTTCTGCAGCCCACCGGACTGAAAATCCGGCGAAGCCAGCCGGAGATGCTTCAGTGGATGGACAGACTCCGGTCAAATGACATTATGGAGCGGGCGGAAGCGGTCGTCTGGTTTCGCAATTATCATGGACTTACCCGCGTCGATCTGGTTCGGGAGGCCGGTATTGCCCCGAGTCAGTTGGCGGAAGTTGAAAACTCTTTGATTCAGAACGGGAAATGGCTATCCATCGAGCAGACCGAGCGGCGGATTCTGCTGCACAGGGAACGCTGGGACGAATTGGAAGAGCGGATTCTGGCGGTGCTGGCGAAACTCCACTCCGAGGCTCCTCTGCTCTCGCACCACGATCGGCAAAAAGTCATCTCGCAACTGGCCTACATCGGGGATGAGGGACTGATCGATTGGGGAATCGAGGAATTAATCCGGCTCAAGAAAATCTCGGGAGATAATCGCCGGATTGCCTGCTCGGATTTCAAACCCAAGTTGAGCCAGAATCAAAAGAAGTTGAAGGATCGAATTATCGAATCCTTGAGAACGGCCGGGTTTGCCCCTCCCGAGCCACGCAGCTTTGCAAATCTGGCGGGTGGTAATGCAGAAAGCCTCGAAGATATATTTGCTGTAGCGGTGGCCGAGGGCCTCCTGGTTCGTGTGTCCCATGAGATTTATCTGCATGCGGACGCAGAGGCCAGTATGCGGGAAGCGGTTCGACAGGTCCTGGCATCGGGACGGGGCATCACCGTAGCCGAGATTCGCGATATCCTGGGGACAACGCGAAAGTTCGCGGTACCCTTGTGCGAATACCTCGACCGCATTGGCTTTACTCACCGCGAGGGCGATTTACGCTTTCTCCAGGTCGCGAATTCATGA
- a CDS encoding D-sedoheptulose-7-phosphate isomerase, translating to MLGTQMDARAFMERVAHELGRVNPAEIHRLSELCYECYENGKFVFVIGNGGSGSNASHFCEDMGKGTLKRSDFDNDSKKRLKVLSLTDNTPYILAWGNDEGFDRVFVEQLKNLASPGDLLIAISGSGNSPNILRAVEWANKHDLTTYGCTGFTGGKLQSLAKYNFHVPLDDMGIVESIHLTAFHWVVDDCHRRISL from the coding sequence ATGCTCGGCACGCAAATGGATGCTCGCGCTTTTATGGAACGGGTTGCTCACGAACTCGGCAGGGTCAACCCCGCGGAAATCCATCGCCTCTCGGAACTTTGTTACGAATGCTACGAGAACGGAAAATTCGTTTTCGTCATCGGTAATGGCGGGAGTGGATCCAACGCTTCCCACTTCTGCGAAGACATGGGAAAGGGAACGCTCAAACGTTCCGATTTCGATAACGACAGTAAAAAGCGGCTCAAGGTGTTGAGCCTGACCGACAACACGCCGTACATTCTGGCCTGGGGTAACGACGAGGGCTTCGACCGCGTCTTCGTCGAGCAGTTGAAGAACCTGGCCTCTCCCGGCGACCTCTTGATTGCCATCAGCGGTTCGGGGAACTCACCGAATATTCTGCGGGCGGTCGAATGGGCAAATAAGCACGATCTCACTACCTATGGCTGCACTGGCTTTACCGGCGGCAAACTGCAAAGTCTAGCCAAATATAACTTCCATGTACCGCTGGACGATATGGGTATTGTGGAATCGATTCATCTCACCGCTTTTCACTGGGTGGTGGACGACTGCCATCGCCGAATTTCGCTGTAA
- the yidC gene encoding membrane protein insertase YidC, whose amino-acid sequence MQNNRTTLIAAIACFALFIGLQSMSNLIWPPKPLPPSQETAIALAGGAIVGEPPASNLIRRSRLEETPKPEEKKEPAKPPVAVAPKSPPEFIGLGFGPKHSHLQVLANVIGGGIQQVVLPDFLEANREGLKSEVAPGEYRKLDLVPGYLRERTRKIHEQKDVPYPDLKPGLVKDPQVLQSLAPTSYVMYHYDRPGDDFPVDLLGKIPWKVVERPDPNADDQKVVFETELLSPYYIRIRKTFTVASGAYHIGMKIEIQRLESERLPKEFDAKKAPKFRYQIVGANNLPIEGEWYVSTYRTNIVGYVDQKDRATRVLEDAQSVRISEGGERRQRSSREIRMAGTMVQYFASILCVDNLQVEGQARNFIEFIRSTPINRPIPEKSFLDDLTIRAISEEINPDKATTHQYLLYHGPVKVRLLKQLEGEKAVDPDLVDRYKNTLHLEVMTDSPMPNWLGDFASAIFWSDLVVFVTNTIHSLLHLLNLFIPVRGICIVCVTLIVRGMLFPLSRKQTISQQIMQAKMARIAPELKKLQEQFGNDFQGFNQAKTRLMLSAGINPATMMNGCFLVLMQMPIFMGLYYALQESIFFRLEPFLWIQNLGAPDMLAFWSENIPMISVPEGLGSGLYLGPYFNILPIITVSLMLFSMMKSMPTPTTDQEKMQQKTMKFMMIFMAVMFYKSPSGLCLYFMASSIWSLIEKKFMPKFVKGEDGVPIIPEQYNKPKVKREASGWRKKLGDRMKEVMEQAEKQKQYQKEKPTTPAERKNRKKKDR is encoded by the coding sequence ATGCAAAATAATCGTACAACTTTGATCGCCGCGATAGCCTGCTTTGCACTATTCATTGGTCTGCAAAGCATGTCGAACCTGATCTGGCCGCCCAAACCGCTCCCCCCGAGTCAAGAAACGGCCATCGCCTTGGCCGGGGGAGCGATTGTCGGGGAGCCACCCGCCTCCAATCTCATTCGCCGCAGCCGACTCGAAGAAACGCCCAAGCCCGAAGAGAAAAAAGAACCGGCTAAACCGCCGGTCGCCGTCGCTCCCAAATCGCCCCCGGAATTTATCGGGCTGGGTTTCGGCCCCAAACATTCGCACCTTCAAGTCTTGGCCAACGTCATCGGCGGTGGTATTCAACAAGTCGTGCTGCCGGACTTTCTCGAAGCGAATCGCGAAGGATTGAAATCGGAAGTTGCCCCGGGTGAATATCGTAAGTTGGATCTGGTTCCCGGCTACCTCCGCGAACGAACTCGAAAAATTCATGAGCAGAAGGATGTGCCTTATCCCGATTTAAAACCGGGGTTGGTGAAAGATCCCCAAGTTCTTCAGAGTCTGGCCCCCACGTCTTATGTGATGTACCACTACGATCGGCCCGGAGATGACTTCCCGGTCGATCTGCTGGGAAAGATTCCCTGGAAGGTTGTCGAACGCCCCGACCCGAACGCCGACGATCAGAAGGTCGTGTTCGAAACCGAGTTGCTGTCCCCCTACTACATTCGAATCCGCAAGACCTTTACTGTCGCGAGCGGCGCTTACCACATCGGTATGAAAATCGAAATCCAGAGACTGGAATCCGAGCGATTACCCAAGGAATTCGACGCCAAGAAAGCTCCTAAATTCCGCTACCAAATTGTTGGGGCGAATAATCTCCCGATCGAAGGGGAATGGTACGTCAGCACCTACCGGACCAACATCGTCGGCTACGTCGATCAGAAGGATCGGGCAACGCGAGTCCTGGAGGATGCCCAGTCGGTTCGAATCTCCGAAGGGGGAGAACGGCGTCAGCGTTCCAGCCGGGAGATTCGGATGGCCGGGACGATGGTGCAGTATTTCGCGAGTATTCTGTGCGTGGACAACCTACAGGTCGAAGGCCAGGCCCGCAACTTCATCGAGTTCATTCGTTCAACGCCGATCAACCGTCCGATTCCCGAGAAAAGCTTCCTGGATGATCTGACCATTCGGGCGATCAGCGAGGAAATCAATCCCGACAAGGCGACCACGCATCAGTATCTGCTCTATCACGGTCCTGTAAAAGTGCGCCTGCTCAAGCAACTTGAGGGCGAAAAAGCGGTTGATCCGGATTTGGTGGATCGTTACAAAAATACGCTCCACCTGGAAGTGATGACCGATTCTCCGATGCCGAACTGGCTGGGCGATTTCGCCAGCGCGATTTTCTGGTCGGATCTCGTCGTATTCGTCACTAACACCATTCACTCATTGCTTCACTTGCTGAATCTATTCATCCCGGTTCGCGGCATCTGCATCGTCTGTGTGACACTGATCGTTCGCGGCATGTTATTCCCGCTCAGCCGTAAGCAGACCATCAGCCAGCAGATTATGCAGGCCAAGATGGCCCGCATCGCCCCGGAACTTAAAAAACTGCAGGAACAATTCGGCAACGATTTCCAAGGTTTCAATCAGGCAAAAACCCGCCTCATGCTGAGTGCCGGGATCAACCCCGCGACCATGATGAACGGTTGTTTTCTGGTTTTGATGCAGATGCCGATTTTCATGGGCCTGTATTACGCGTTGCAGGAAAGTATTTTCTTCCGGCTCGAACCCTTCCTCTGGATTCAGAACCTCGGCGCTCCCGACATGCTGGCCTTCTGGTCGGAAAACATTCCGATGATCAGCGTGCCCGAAGGTCTGGGCAGCGGACTTTATCTGGGGCCCTACTTCAATATCCTGCCGATCATTACTGTGAGCCTGATGCTCTTTTCCATGATGAAGTCGATGCCCACCCCCACGACCGATCAGGAAAAGATGCAACAGAAGACCATGAAGTTCATGATGATTTTCATGGCGGTGATGTTCTACAAATCTCCTTCGGGTCTATGTCTCTACTTCATGGCCAGTTCCATCTGGAGTTTGATCGAGAAAAAGTTCATGCCGAAATTCGTCAAAGGCGAAGATGGCGTGCCAATTATTCCCGAACAGTATAACAAGCCCAAGGTGAAGCGGGAAGCTTCCGGATGGCGGAAGAAACTCGGGGATCGAATGAAGGAAGTGATGGAGCAGGCGGAGAAGCAAAAGCAGTATCAGAAGGAAAAACCAACGACTCCGGCCGAGCGAAAGAACCGCAAGAAAAAAGATCGGTAA